The proteins below are encoded in one region of Caulobacter henricii:
- a CDS encoding peptide chain release factor 3: protein MSTSPATPLSPVFQAARRRTFAIISHPDAGKTTLTENLLLAGGAIRAAGAVRARGQTRRTQSDWMKIERERGISVSASVMTFDHDGLMFNLLDTPGHEDFSEDTYRTLTAADAAIMVLDAAKGIEPQTLKLFEVCRLRDIPIITFINKMDREAQDPFELLDEVSSKLALDPAPLFWPAGSGGRFKGMLDLRKQTFIPYAKKSSNDDEGHPDPVAINSNAISRFLDPEEQAEVEEGAMLVSEAAKPFDVQSFLEGHMTPVFFGSALRHFGVAELLAGIGAYAPAPHPAKAVRNGAETHVAPGDGEVSGFVFKVQANMDPNHRDRIAFLRLTSGRFTRGMKLKAQNTGKSMSVNAPVMFFASDRELAEDAYAGDVIGIPNHGVLRVGDSLSESGLLRFAGLPNFAPEILRRVRVKDPLKAKHLKKALEGLAEEGVTQLFRPMLGSSDFIVGAVGQLQFEVMADRLGGEYALDVMFEPSPYAEARWISGARTDVEDFQDKHKTAMATDIDDQPVFLGKSSWEIGYVAERFPKVRFDRTRERG, encoded by the coding sequence ATGAGCACTTCTCCTGCCACGCCCCTGTCCCCGGTGTTTCAAGCCGCCCGTCGGCGCACCTTCGCCATCATCAGTCACCCTGACGCCGGCAAGACCACCCTGACGGAAAACCTGCTGCTGGCCGGTGGGGCCATCCGCGCGGCCGGCGCGGTGCGCGCGCGCGGCCAGACCCGCCGTACCCAGTCGGACTGGATGAAGATCGAGCGCGAGCGCGGCATCTCGGTGTCGGCCTCGGTGATGACGTTCGACCACGACGGTCTGATGTTCAACCTGCTCGATACGCCGGGCCACGAAGACTTCTCGGAAGACACCTACCGCACCCTGACCGCCGCCGATGCGGCAATCATGGTGCTGGACGCCGCCAAGGGTATCGAACCCCAGACCCTGAAGCTGTTTGAGGTGTGCCGCCTGCGCGACATCCCGATCATCACCTTCATCAACAAGATGGACCGCGAGGCCCAGGATCCGTTCGAACTCCTGGATGAGGTCTCGTCCAAGCTGGCTCTCGATCCGGCACCGCTGTTCTGGCCGGCCGGATCAGGCGGCCGCTTCAAGGGCATGCTGGACCTGCGCAAGCAGACCTTCATTCCCTATGCCAAGAAAAGCTCCAATGACGATGAAGGCCATCCCGATCCGGTGGCCATCAACTCCAACGCCATCAGCCGCTTCCTTGACCCGGAGGAACAGGCCGAAGTCGAGGAGGGAGCCATGCTGGTGTCCGAGGCCGCCAAGCCGTTCGACGTCCAGAGCTTCCTGGAAGGCCACATGACCCCGGTGTTCTTCGGCTCGGCCCTGCGCCATTTCGGCGTGGCTGAACTGCTGGCCGGCATCGGGGCCTACGCGCCCGCGCCGCATCCGGCCAAGGCCGTGCGCAATGGTGCCGAGACCCATGTCGCGCCCGGTGACGGTGAGGTTTCGGGCTTCGTCTTCAAGGTCCAGGCCAATATGGACCCCAATCACCGCGACAGGATCGCCTTCCTGCGTCTGACCAGCGGCCGCTTCACGCGCGGCATGAAGCTGAAGGCCCAGAACACCGGCAAGTCGATGAGCGTCAATGCGCCGGTGATGTTCTTCGCGTCCGACCGCGAGCTGGCCGAGGACGCCTACGCCGGCGACGTGATCGGCATTCCCAACCACGGCGTGCTGCGGGTGGGCGACAGCCTGTCGGAAAGCGGTCTGCTGCGCTTTGCCGGCCTGCCCAACTTCGCCCCGGAAATCCTGCGCCGGGTGCGGGTCAAGGATCCGCTGAAGGCCAAGCACCTGAAAAAGGCGCTGGAGGGGCTGGCTGAGGAGGGCGTCACCCAGTTGTTCCGTCCCATGCTCGGAAGTTCCGACTTCATCGTCGGGGCCGTGGGTCAGCTGCAGTTCGAGGTCATGGCCGACCGGCTGGGAGGCGAGTATGCGCTCGACGTGATGTTCGAGCCCAGCCCCTATGCCGAGGCCCGCTGGATCAGCGGGGCGCGCACCGATGTCGAGGACTTCCAGGACAAGCACAAGACCGCCATGGCTACCGACATCGACGACCAGCCGGTGTTCCTCGGCAAGTCGTCCTGGGAAATTGGCTATGTCGCCGAACGTTTCCCAAAGGTGCGGTTCGACCGGACGCGCGAACGGGGATAG
- a CDS encoding DUF1491 family protein, with translation MLLSTDIWVSALIRRAELAGAFATVARKGDARAGAVLVKAVDRRENRARLFAEATRGDGERFWMQPIKSDFEPDLDAYAERAARIDPDIWVIEIEDRDGRHFLTETVEA, from the coding sequence ATGCTCCTTTCGACGGATATCTGGGTCAGCGCGCTGATCCGCCGGGCTGAACTGGCGGGGGCTTTCGCCACCGTGGCGCGCAAGGGCGATGCCCGGGCCGGGGCGGTGCTGGTCAAGGCCGTCGATCGCCGCGAGAACAGGGCCCGCCTGTTCGCCGAGGCCACGCGTGGCGACGGCGAACGCTTCTGGATGCAGCCGATCAAGTCGGATTTCGAACCCGATCTGGATGCCTATGCCGAAAGGGCGGCACGGATCGATCCCGACATCTGGGTGATCGAGATCGAGGACCGCGACGGACGCCACTTTCTGACCGAGACGGTGGAAGCCTAG
- a CDS encoding sensor histidine kinase → MEFELLPDPYKRTARSKRGLGPARLWRLGWLAAIALAALATALLPGQFSWPVWAAFLAGAAPALLSLPVSGETPREDDRIQSILLVLWAVGGSAAAMLTGGVSGAMAAWCLAPVAAASTLVSSRRLAEGAALSLIGGSVAALAQLAGLTPTPPTGALAFILGFLALTTTGLGLASGLLIGHRRFGARDVRHTAELAALEVMLDGLPQLAIAVTTKGRVTDVRGTPPPGVMVPDIATRGLAAAAAPNDRQRIGEAIARAFREGQISLTFNPALGVERIVALDLQRVSPVMLVGLLRDVTVERTRETDLDRARADAEALAAGRARFLANMSHELRTPLNAIMGFSDIMRARMFGPLSDRYGEYAELIHESGGHLLDLINDVLDMSKIEAERFELQRGVFDAREAMTAAMRLMRVQADGAGVQLRGVLPPNDLEVDADRRALKQIVLNLISNALKFTPRGGQVTVTADGYDGVLEIVVADTGVGISPEDLERLGRPYEQAGGADQRAKGTGLGLSLVRAFAKLHGGEMHIESRMGAGTSVSVRLPVLLAPLKAPTPPSEPPSGPEPTDTPPNPEPPTSLGDNVIAFSPR, encoded by the coding sequence TTGGAATTCGAACTGCTGCCCGACCCGTACAAGCGGACTGCGCGCTCAAAGCGCGGCCTCGGACCTGCGCGCCTGTGGCGTCTGGGCTGGCTGGCGGCGATCGCCCTGGCCGCGCTGGCGACAGCCCTTCTGCCTGGCCAGTTCAGTTGGCCGGTGTGGGCAGCGTTCCTGGCGGGTGCGGCTCCAGCCCTTCTGTCCCTGCCGGTCTCGGGCGAGACCCCGCGCGAGGACGACCGGATACAGTCGATTCTGCTGGTTTTGTGGGCGGTGGGCGGATCTGCCGCAGCCATGCTGACCGGCGGCGTCTCCGGGGCCATGGCAGCCTGGTGTCTGGCCCCCGTGGCGGCCGCCTCTACCCTCGTCTCGTCGCGTCGACTGGCCGAAGGTGCCGCTCTCTCTCTGATCGGTGGCAGCGTCGCGGCCCTGGCGCAACTTGCTGGTTTGACACCGACCCCGCCGACCGGGGCTCTGGCCTTCATTCTCGGCTTTCTGGCCCTGACCACTACCGGCCTCGGCCTAGCCTCTGGCCTGCTGATCGGCCATCGCCGCTTCGGCGCGCGGGACGTCCGCCATACTGCCGAACTGGCCGCCCTCGAGGTGATGCTGGACGGCCTGCCGCAGCTGGCCATCGCCGTGACCACCAAGGGGCGGGTGACCGACGTGCGCGGCACGCCCCCGCCGGGGGTGATGGTGCCGGACATCGCTACGCGCGGTCTGGCCGCTGCCGCCGCACCCAATGACCGCCAGCGGATTGGAGAGGCTATCGCCCGGGCCTTCCGCGAGGGCCAGATCAGCCTGACCTTCAATCCGGCCCTGGGCGTCGAGAGGATTGTCGCGCTCGACCTGCAGCGCGTGTCGCCGGTGATGCTGGTCGGCCTGCTGCGCGACGTGACCGTCGAGCGGACCCGAGAGACCGATCTGGACCGCGCCCGCGCCGATGCCGAGGCCCTGGCCGCCGGCCGCGCCCGGTTCCTGGCCAATATGAGTCATGAGCTTCGCACGCCGCTGAATGCGATCATGGGCTTCTCCGACATCATGCGCGCCCGGATGTTCGGCCCGCTCAGCGACCGGTACGGCGAGTACGCGGAACTGATCCACGAAAGCGGCGGTCATCTGCTGGACCTGATCAATGACGTGCTGGACATGTCCAAGATCGAGGCCGAGCGCTTCGAACTGCAGCGGGGCGTGTTTGATGCCCGTGAGGCGATGACGGCGGCCATGCGGCTGATGCGCGTCCAGGCTGACGGAGCCGGGGTGCAGTTGCGCGGCGTGCTGCCGCCCAATGATCTCGAGGTCGATGCCGATCGCCGGGCGCTCAAGCAGATCGTCCTGAACCTGATTTCCAACGCCCTGAAGTTCACGCCGCGCGGCGGTCAGGTGACGGTCACGGCCGACGGCTATGACGGCGTGCTCGAGATCGTGGTCGCCGACACCGGCGTCGGCATCAGTCCGGAAGACCTCGAACGCCTGGGCCGTCCCTATGAGCAGGCCGGTGGCGCTGATCAGCGAGCCAAGGGCACGGGGCTTGGACTGTCTCTGGTTCGCGCCTTTGCCAAGCTGCATGGCGGCGAGATGCATATCGAAAGTCGGATGGGCGCGGGCACCAGCGTCTCTGTGCGCCTGCCGGTACTTCTGGCACCTCTGAAAGCCCCGACCCCACCGTCCGAGCCGCCGTCCGGACCGGAGCCCACGGACACGCCGCCGAACCCCGAGCCGCCAACCAGCCTCGGCGACAATGTGATTGCGTTTTCGCCGCGCTAG
- a CDS encoding sensor histidine kinase — MPEPASLDASPDYDAKAERRAAAHRRRRAALDDRKRSFLRMVSHELRTPLNAVIGFSEILSRELYGPLGAPQYREYAEIVHDSGLKLLKLVNQIVEIARLEGHVTDLDLAPEGLDEAIEDVVEQYKTESAQRQVTVTVPGVGTLPTVMADSRGLRTLLGNLLQNAIHHSPAGGEVCIYAQALPGGLVEIALVDQGPGVEPEELPRLLRPFEQGGTTLTRTSEGAGLGLPIVDLLSRAMGGGLRLTSRPGAGLTAQVTLAEA; from the coding sequence ATGCCTGAACCGGCGTCCCTCGACGCATCACCCGACTATGACGCCAAGGCCGAGCGACGCGCTGCGGCTCACAGGCGTCGTCGGGCTGCGCTGGACGACCGCAAGCGCTCGTTTCTGCGTATGGTCAGCCATGAACTCCGCACGCCCCTGAATGCCGTGATCGGCTTTTCCGAGATCCTGTCCCGCGAGCTCTATGGTCCCCTCGGCGCGCCCCAGTACCGGGAATATGCGGAGATCGTCCATGACAGCGGCCTGAAGCTGCTGAAGCTGGTCAATCAGATCGTCGAAATTGCCCGGCTCGAGGGCCATGTCACCGACCTCGACCTTGCGCCCGAAGGCCTGGATGAGGCCATTGAGGACGTTGTCGAACAGTACAAAACCGAGAGCGCCCAGCGTCAGGTCACTGTCACTGTTCCAGGGGTAGGAACCCTGCCGACGGTCATGGCCGACAGCCGCGGCCTGCGCACCCTGTTGGGCAATCTGCTGCAGAACGCCATCCATCATTCGCCGGCAGGGGGCGAGGTCTGCATCTACGCCCAGGCCCTGCCAGGCGGCCTGGTCGAGATCGCTCTGGTCGATCAGGGTCCGGGTGTCGAGCCTGAAGAATTGCCACGTCTGCTGCGCCCCTTCGAACAGGGTGGCACCACCCTGACCCGAACCAGCGAGGGTGCAGGCCTTGGCCTGCCGATCGTCGATCTTCTGTCCCGGGCCATGGGTGGCGGATTGCGTCTGACCTCGCGTCCCGGAGCCGGCCTGACGGCACAGGTCACGCTCGCCGAAGCCTGA
- a CDS encoding SufE family protein yields the protein MTRPIDAALAELADEFELLGDWEERYRYVIELGRDLAPLSDAERSDSNKVLGCASQVWLVTEPRDGGIIDFRGDSDAHIVSGLIAILLRLYSGQPADVIASFDAKAALDRLGLSEALSSQRSNGLKSMVARIQRDAQAVLGQGARG from the coding sequence ATGACACGCCCCATCGACGCCGCTCTCGCAGAACTCGCCGACGAGTTCGAACTGCTGGGCGACTGGGAAGAACGCTATCGCTATGTGATCGAACTGGGGCGGGACCTGGCCCCGCTCAGCGACGCAGAACGGTCAGACAGCAACAAGGTTCTCGGCTGCGCCAGCCAGGTCTGGCTGGTGACCGAGCCCCGGGATGGCGGGATCATCGACTTCCGCGGCGACAGCGACGCCCATATCGTCAGCGGACTGATCGCCATCCTTTTGCGGCTCTATTCAGGCCAGCCCGCGGACGTCATTGCCAGCTTCGACGCCAAGGCGGCCCTGGACAGGCTGGGCCTGTCGGAAGCCCTGTCTTCCCAGCGGTCGAACGGGCTGAAGTCCATGGTCGCCCGCATCCAGCGCGATGCCCAGGCCGTTCTGGGCCAGGGTGCCCGCGGTTAG